In Mangifera indica cultivar Alphonso chromosome 14, CATAS_Mindica_2.1, whole genome shotgun sequence, the DNA window CATCCTCCAGGTTCAATCAATCAGAATAAGGTGAAAATTCTATAAACTGtcagaacttcattcttctgtTTCTCTTTTTTACAAACATTGTTTGGTGGTCCTCAGTACTCATTAGTCCATTTCGTATTAAAGCTAAAAAAAAGGCAAATCCCTGAGTAGTAAGATTGACGATGCACTACAGACTGCAGTGGGGCTAAAAGTTTTCAGGTAGAACACAGCCACTCGGAGAATATATATGCCTCACTGAGAGCACATTTTAGGAGCACATATATGTGGACCTCATGAACACATTCAGGCTTAAAAACAATATTGAATGACTTAAATATAAGCCCAATTTTAATATGCGTCCATTATTGTTCTTGATCTTTACGTCTTAATTAACTAGCAGGATCTATCACTGTCAAAGAAAATTAATGgatgaattaatattaattataattcaggtttaatttaaccaaataattaaataatctaataatagtTTAtagaatgatataaattattcatAAGTACAAGTTTGATACATTTATGATAGGATCAATAAACAACATTAATGTGGGTGTTAAAGTCCATTATATTTTTGAATGGGTccaataatgaattatatattggTTAAATCTCATCTCTAAAACTCatatagtataattttatttattaaaaattattatttaggaGACGTTTTGAAAGTAGAAGAATAATCACTCTGATTCAGGTAATCTCAATAGCGTCACAAATTTGGATTAGGATTAAATGTTTTTACTATGTTGAATTTACATAATTTACTTATTCTGTTTGGTAGGTTTCCCATTGTGCAGCCTAACTAATATTCATAATTCTCTAATATTCCCATAAAAGGCTGTCAAGTTAGGCAATTTTGTTGCATagaatttacccaaaaaaacattaattttgagGTTGTGGCAATACAGTTTACATAGAATTCGCAAGATAAGTTAATTATTGGCTTCTGTAGCATATCTTAGAAAAccaattgattaatttaatcattttaacacATGCAGAATCCTAGGTTAAATATTTTCACAGCAGGTTTCTGATTATGCCAACCCTATATCTATTTGGGTCTAAAGGACCACAAACTTATATAGATTCTTGCCTATCTATAGGTcctttcaacaaaaataaataaaaattcaaagtaaCCCCCAGAATCCATTATATATAGACCCTCTGTTATACTAAAATACTCACAATTTGATACCCGTTTCAGCTAAACAAGAACTTTCAGGTTTTAATGGAATCGAACCGCAAGCGCAAAGGGTTCATCAAGGGGAAGCTGATGCCGCTATATCGAGTAGCCAAGTCTTCCTCGAACATTCCATATGGTAGCAAAGTTCTGAAGCCAAACCAGCCTTCAGCAGCTACGGCGACAGCTTCAGTGGGTTATGTCGTCCAGGACTACGTAGTTGCTCAGCAGAAGCCAAAGGTGTCGTTTATGGTACAAGCTGATAAGAATCGTGAGGTGAGCCACTTTGAGAACCTCTTTGGCGATGAAATGGTGGATGACAAAGCTGCAAGCTACATCTCCTCCGTTAAAGAACGTTTTAAGCTTGAACGCAGCAACTCAGAACGAATCAAGACAGTTTGAGAAAGTTACTGAGCATTCACAAAACCATGGTCATTTACATTTAGTACTGCAGCCTCCATTAATAAATTACTCGTCAAGTAGAAATTAAGA includes these proteins:
- the LOC123196835 gene encoding uncharacterized protein LOC123196835; this translates as MESNRKRKGFIKGKLMPLYRVAKSSSNIPYGSKVLKPNQPSAATATASVGYVVQDYVVAQQKPKVSFMVQADKNREVSHFENLFGDEMVDDKAASYISSVKERFKLERSNSERIKTV